The Tachyglossus aculeatus isolate mTacAcu1 chromosome 22, mTacAcu1.pri, whole genome shotgun sequence genome window below encodes:
- the LOC119943589 gene encoding membrane-spanning 4-domains subfamily A member 8-like, which translates to MTSKPTNNETLVMTPNNGITVIQMGSNMAHGSQQVPPYSGNHLQGAVQLNSNPTSTVLKEYGQVFGTIQIMIGLLHIIFGAALGTEIFSYYTSLAFYGGYTIWGGLSFIISGSLSVSSQKNPTICLVNGSVAMNIISAIFSITGVLLFIAELCLNVARYSFEHMAARDRTGTVLSTGLLLFSLLEFSIACTASHYGCLISSCCGGGQVMMIIPNNQNTSPMLPSGPVSDFSAPDFSSKDVTPRV; encoded by the exons ATGACATCCAAACCTACAAATAATGAGACACTGGTTATGACACCCAATAATGGCATAACTGTCATCCAAATGGGCTCTAATATGGCCCATGGAAGTCAACAAGTGCCTCCGTATTCTGGGAACCATCTCCAAGGGGCTGTGCAGTTGAACTCAAACCCAACGTCAACTGTATTGAAAGAATACGGCCAGGTATTTGGG ACCATCCAGATCATGATTGGATTGCTGCACATCATCTTTGGAGCTGCCTTAGGAACTGAGATTTTTTCGTATTACACCTCTTTGGCTTTTTATGGAGGATATACAATCTGGGGAGGTCTTTCA TTTATCATTTCAGGTTCCCTCTCCGTGTCCTCTCAGAAGAATCCAACAATTTGTCTG GTGAACGGGAGTGTGGCAATGAACATCATCAGCGCCATCTTTTCTATAACCGGCGTCCTTTTGTTCATCGCGGAGTTGTGCTTGAATGTTGCACGTTATTCCTTTGAGCATATGGCTGCC AGGGACCGTACTGGGACCGTGTTGTCAACAGGCCTGTTGCTCTTCTCTCTGCTGGAGTTCAGCATCGCATGTACAGCCTCTCACTATGGCTGCCTGATAAGCAGCTGCTGTGGCGGTGGACAG gtgatgatgattattccaaATAATCAGAATACCAGTCCTATGCTGCCCTCTGGCCCCGTGTCAGATTTTTCTGCACCAGATTTCTCCAGTAAGGATGTCACCCCAAGAGTCTAG